Below is a genomic region from Argiope bruennichi chromosome 11, qqArgBrue1.1, whole genome shotgun sequence.
AGGTGTATTTCTGGCTTTGAGACAATTGAAGGCCTATTGTCCTTACATCAAGTGCGTTTTCTATGCACAATTTCATGTAAAATCAAAGTTTCATCTCTAGTGATAAGCCACTTTTAAAAACGGACCCTTTTTGGCGAtgtgaaagaaacttttgggacacccttatACATAATACTACTACAATACATGCATACTAATACGTGAAGTTAAGCATGTTATGTATGTGTCACATATAGTTAATACACGTAATCacttactatttaatttttaacttttttcattttgtttcagcTATTGCAATAGCCAGTGTCTTTCTGTTTCCACCAGCTGCTCCTGTCGCAGCACTCCCAGCTTGCTTGAGCGGGATTGCGCCATTCGTGCCAAGCTTCCTTCTCCCAGCTGCTCCAGCGGTTATTTCACCTCTGGTGGTAAATGGCGGAATAGCAGCTGGTGTTGGTGGATTTTCTTCGCTTGGATCCAAAGTTGCTGAGATGGCGCTTTTACGCCAACGCATGGAAGCGGCCAAGAAAGTTCTAGAAGGTGACAAGAGGACCTTTGCTTACATGGAGAACTGGTTCAAACACACTAAAGAACTGATTGATGCTGTTGAAGATGTTATTGGCTTCAATGTCATAAAACAGCTGTATGAAGACATGGACACTCTGTTTGCTGATGTTAAACGACTACACGACTTAAAATCCAAAAGTCCTCGGTGGTTGCAAGCGGCAATGAGATTCTGCGTAAGGCACATGTTGAGTGCCAAACTCTTTGCCAAATATTTAGGACCGGGGTTGTCTGCCGTCATCGTCACATTTATGTTTGTAATAGTATTCCTTAGTAGACGGAATAGATTTATCTTCCAATGCATTCTGAAAACAAAAGAACTGATGAACAGGTTCTATATTGACATAGACAATGTCGCTGAACTGGCGCGAGTATTTGCAGCTGTTAGCGTCGGTGGGTCCAGCGCCATTGAATATCTTCCAATAGAAGCGGCGAGAGAGATATCGCTAGGTGTGTTTGCAGGACTAGGAATCGCCATCAATGCGGCGAACATCGTCTTAACCTCAATTGATATTAAGAATGGCTCGACGTGTAAACAAAGAGAGGAAATTAAAAAAGCAGTTGAAAAGTTACAAGAAGAGTTGGACTTACTCGAGAAAGTCTATGTTGCCATGTTTTCAGAAGAAGCACAAAATTGTTCTCTGAGTCACAGTGAAATGCAGGATTCAGATGATTCGGACTCATTCGAGTCCGAATCATCTGAATCCTGCATTGATGCTGAGGGTTCTATAGAAGCATAAAATGTTTCTTCGGTCAAAAAAGCATAGGTTTCAGAAGAGACCACACAAAAGTTTTGAAAGTTTGCAAgaagaaatagatttatttcagaaattcaacACAAGATACAACGGAAGTGCAATATGACTCAGAAAGCGAGACGAAggaaaaaaggaaacaattaGCTAAGTTGAGAAATACGCAACAGCTTCTTGCAGTTCTTTTacatttgattactttttttaatcaaattgtagAACTTAAACATAAACTTAactatttaaattacttaaaaccaATCGGATTGAAAAAATGGGATGACATTGAAGTAGAAAgcattactttcaaaaattttaattatggcgATAGAATCATGATAACACATTTTATTGccaaaaagaaaaagcaattatatataaaaaagaattgaaccTGTTTCTGTATATAATAAAACTAGGACAATATTCAACTTTTTAGTGTTTAGAACATAACCTTCAACAACAGTTTTAAATCCAGAGATGATTTGTGAATTCAGAAGCAATCAagattgtaaaatgtatttttaataaaaaatatgtgttaatttctattaaaaccCAAATTTTGATATCcaggtataatttttaaattttgtatttattttaattttaattttgtatttaattaaattttgtatgtattttaatgctattaaatgGTTGATTTTAATGcctgtttaaatttcttttttactttttttttatgttaacacTTTAAtactagattaaaaatttatttcgaattttatttattttttttatttgtagagaGTAATTATCTGTATTATATAATTggtttataacaaaattaaaaaaaaacattaaatatttaattgacaaaataagtaaagaaaaccTTAAGAATTCGTAAAAAGCAATAAcaagtaaaaattaaagtgagttgattaaaaaaaaaaattcaaagaatgaaataattcttaaagaatttattataatattaccaaattcggaataattatttgaattaaggATTGATTTCTCAGTTTTGCAGCTCTAATGAAATAGTAACTGCTATTTAAAAAGCTTTATCGGTTATTTCTGATTGTTCTACAGATAGCTATATAATATACACAGATTTATTGAGCGCTTTGGAATGCCAATCATCTTTACACGCTCGCAGCCATCCTttgcttttcaacattttaaacttgtGTGACAAACTTATCTGAAAgagctttcaaattattttatgctggGTCCCCGCACATGTGGGAACTCCAGGAAATGAAAAAGGTTGATATGGCAGCTAAATTGGCTACTACTTTCTTGCAAACACAGATTCCTCTTACTGACTGTAAGAAATATATGTGTCACATTTTTCATTCCAAATGGCAAACTGAATGGGGTGCACAGATTCGTAATAAGTTCAATAGATCTCTGGCCCACTTTAAACAGAAAACTGGACACAATTTTAACTAGATTGAAAATTGGGTACACTCGATTCACCCACCGACATTTGTTGATGGGGAACCCAATACCATTTTGCTCAATGTGTAATAGTCCTATGTCTGTTTTACACATTATTGTAGAATGTCCACGGTTTTCTATCCAGTGTCTTGCACTTTAACAGAAATCTCGCCTTGAATTGGGTGAGTTGCTTTCCAAAACTCCGCATGTTGgcctttttagtttttaaaaaaaatattggttttcataatcatatataaacattaacCGCGCTTTTTAGCACAGTACCATACCATACATCATTGTTGCGCTTTTTCATGACTCATAGGTTTACGCTTTTAGACATTTCGATCTTGTAAACATTccaagttttgattttattataaactgatGCAAATGATTTAATCGCAAGAATGcggcgcagcttagccaaaggTAGCTTTTGtgctataaaaaaacaaactcaaTTCAACTAATTAAATAGCTTTTTTACTACTGTTGCATCATTTCGTTTTTTGAATACAAActcttaaaaacataaaattcagctttatttatcTTTCCATGTGAGGTATTTAActaattcgtaaaaaaaaaaaaaaaaaaaaaaaactggacgACATTTAATTTGACTCAGGATACATTTTCAATCTGAGCCAGAAATCGAAATTCAGGATGGTCGTAGCTAATTTGGGATGTGATTTTGCTGATGCAGAAAGGGTTGGGACTTGAACTGTTTATCCATGACGGTTATATTCGAGACAAACCGGATGCCTACTTTTGATTCGGGATAAGAAATGGAAGCTTTCGACTGTCCAGGTCAGGTTagcaataatttatcatttatatataacatatgaCATGTTTCGTATTGATATAAAAACGCATATTTATGATCGAGGAACGATTCTTCAAATAAGAAGGACACCACCAACAGTTTTGGAGTGAAAAAAAATGGGTAAAGAACGAAAAAACGATTCAGAATTTCaagtttaaagtgttttttttttcttcaaaaaaaagtcGTTGacttgcatattttaattttaaaacatcttcataaaacttttaaaatagccTTTTAATGGCTTTAAAATAGCCTTAAAATGGGGCAGGATATGAGAATATCTATTCCTTTAAAGTTggcggcttttttttttttgcttttaaatacaaagtaaatGAATcggaaattctaaatattttattaagccataattaaacattttttctttgcaATGTATATGTACTTTTCTTTCAAGAGCAAACTAGAATGATTGGTGGGGATTTTTACAAGCCAATTATTTCCATTGGTTGACAATCTTTTAAGATCTATACAATTTTGAACTTCATCGCCAAGAAATCTCTTCATcgcaatttttattccaaattcgCCAATACCAGAAGGGATATGATAGATAATAACGCTTGTCCAATTGGTTATATCCTGCATCTTTAACCTTTCTTTGGAAGATGTTTTAAgtatttcataaactttttgaTATGAAACGTGGTCCTTTTCCAGCTTATTGATTAGTTCCGAGACTAGTTCTGTTTCACAAGTTAAGAACCCATCATTCACATCAATAGAGTTGAGAATGATGGTTGCAATTCTTAAATTTATGCCAACGACATCCATAGCCCCTAAAgcaattttcttcttcatttctgTAGAGACTACTTCTCCAAACTTAGAGCGCTCCATATGAGCTGATGCAATCAATTTGGCGATTTCTGCTTCCGCATTATTTAGAATGCCAAGATCGTGGCGATGAATCAAAATGGCGCAACGTTGGCGACGATTTAGGAACACGGCGAGGAAGACTGTCAAAATGGCGCATGATACTGAAAATCCTTTGGAACGAAGTTTGCCGATTTTTGGAAGAATGGACGTCAAACAAATTCTCAGTTgagtataaatattatcaatattatcaaTCTGTTCtggaatattctttaaaagttttaacacatcACCCAGAATTTGGTGAGAAATATGATCACCAAAGAGATCATCAATGTAATCGGTCATACCTTCATAAAACTCGCGTGTGGCCAGTTCATGTTGTAAGATGAGATCCACAGAGCACATTTTGAGGGCTTCACGTCTGCTCTCTtcgaatttagatttaaaatcgtCAAGAATTTTCTTCTCTTCGTCTGTAAGTACACCAAATGATTTCAACAGGCCCATTAGTTGATAATAAAGCTTTGGACCTGAAAGAGAAAGACAAAACtctttattaataatgcatatattatgattttattttaattctaatttcttttcatttccatttagCCCATactaaattcattctaaaatgttctcttatttcctgatccgattccaccctttatatttaattaatgttacacGAGGTCAAAAGTTGCTGAAGTCACCAAGTTCCCAATCTCCgtgtgaagggataaaaaattgccaacctaaacaaattcttttaaaagatacctaaattcccCTTGCCTAAATCTACACatgtaaagaaattcctatcagaatctcagaGTATAAATAacttgggaaaaatattttctttctcttttacgCTTCTTGTGCTCTGTATCATTGGTGAACAGACGTCAGTTCGTTCGctcttcttgtacataaataatGCTGGAATAAAAGCGAAATTGAATATTCGAAAGTGTCTTCTCTTTCTTCGACCCctgcttaaaaaatgtttatatatatatatgtgtgtgtgtgtgtgtgtgtgtgtgtgtgtgtgtgtgtgtgtgtataatgatattttaaaatcgaagttcaattctaattaatttccaaagttttttcttaattcaCACCATATAAACTTCAATctataatatttccttatttcctgatcccattccactttttctatttaattaatgtaacagaagctctgtgaaaatgctttaatcagaggttcccacgctccgagtgaaggaataaaatattgcacGCTTACACAGATTCTTATAAAAGATCCTTAAGATTCCCTTACCTGTGATTGACACGTtttggaaatccctattaaaatctcacagtatatattcacagggataaaattttcatgagcttttcctcatttcgttttgtgcCGTTTTGTATTGTGCTCCTCGCTTTGCTGACCTaagcaaattcttctaaaagatccctatgattccatTGCCTGTGGTCGAAGCGTctagagaaatccctatcaaaatctcgtggtatataagatcagggatacttaatttcttcctcttttatgtttcttctgctcttgtgcACTAAAATCTTCacataatttttagattaaaagatatttaaataaattctagtatatttaaataatgaccATTTGAATCTatggtcattttttaaaatgctcacacaatttttaatttacattataagTCAGTATGAAACTGTAGAACAGAATGCatcatttaagaaataactttatttaaagataaactaattacatatttaaaagtttggGTATAAAGAATGGATTTCAGTTTCCCTTCCATGCCAGTCGCTTAAGCCGGCCCAAGATGTTGTAGATTCAGAAAAGATATGaactaaaagatttattatttacttgTCACCTTTGAAGACCAGTTAGTTCGCCAGGAATAatactctttaaaattttcagttaaatatttataatccttGGTCTCCTAATAgttccttcaataaaatatttttaagcttcaaatttcgataatCACATAATTCATATCATTATAGAAGTCTCACGATATTTTGTGCATTGTGCTATTTATCTCTCTAATTTGATGTCAGTTGAAGTAagacttaaatttgaatttgaaatggaagagataaaacttcaataaattcaaaaacttttttgctgaaacatatattttaaaagtatgacTTCAGAAAATCGAATCTCCCAACATTGTAATCATATGTGTGCCacagaatatctttttaataaattttgcagtatttcaaagaattattcaataaaaatttctttacttcatcataaaattcagttttatcttcaaaaagatttaagtgcggtaaataatataatattgctttcAATCCATGAATGTGCTTCTAAAATCATTTATGAAgcctaaattttatacaatctttcactattataaatcatattcagtaaaatgttCTTCATAATCTAACGTTTCAAACTTCTTCTATCAAGCCTGACagaacgcgagttcgcaaattgtacagactaactctatggcaaaggatgccgacgtgctctgattggtcgatTTCTTTCGCACAGACTTTCTATGCTGTAGCTGTTGCAACCCTGTTGCATTGTTTGGTTTCTACGTATTTTTTTgcctgccatttttcaaaatggaggaATTAATTCTTCcagagaaatacaattataacATAATTGAGATTGATGAAAATAGAGCTGTTTTTCGTATTTAAGATCTTGTGAATAAAGAATTAGCACAGGtagcaatttttctgtgaagtaattttaaaataagacctGAAAATTAAGCTCTTATTTTACAGGAAATGATcggccaatttttttattaaatttttaagttaaaatcattaccatgaaatatttagatgcaaatatactatatttattaagatatttagacgACGTTAAAcggaatagaaatcattataattcttattgaatattcatgcaaaataaaataaggagatatttatttattaatttcgtattcaaattattaccataagatgtctatctgcaaatgtgctatatttgttaagatatttagattcatatagttattaacactctaattattaatcttgatatttgttattaacttaatattaagatttataaatatataaatagtttatacatttcttttgaatacttatttcttgcatttctgtaacacatattttaggaatgtATTCAAGAATATCAACAAAGATCGGAAACAGTTTTGCACAGTTttgcaaggtttgagccaaataagcgataaatacactattatgagtgcaaaacaatgccaaaaagatgccaagtcttaaaccaatcagagcacgtcggcaTCCTCTGCCATaaagttagtctgtacaatttgcgaactggCTGACAGAactataaaactttgaatatcattattttaggacaatcaactTCATTATTTTAGACTATCAATCTAAGCGctgattgttatatttttttcatggcgGTCAATGAAGATGTCTATAAATTGCGTGTTTTTATAGAATGGTGATATtgacattttcaaaattcaaccAGTTTTCATTGCaaaaagtggaaatatttttaaaatattaatgtctcaagaatattttattagatatggATCACAGAACAGCagatctgtataaaatttaaaattcgtaatccATTAGAACATTTAGtgattcatataattatttatttcacttagaacatttttttaaattacatatctaTTTTAAACAGATTTAGAAATAAGCTGTTGGTCCCTAATTAGAGTGGATATACTCTGtgtatattaaactatgtatgctttaaataaaaatgagtgattgaattaataatatagcaattttaaaaCATCACGGAAAAcattttctagtattttttttttttcagaaaaattacattttatgtttattttattttatacaaatatgtgCTGAacattacatttttctaagactAATTTGCAGTAAGAATTAACTTCATCTTTCAATTTGACTTTTTGCCAACGGAATAGCAACGAGCTGAAAAATGCCAATAATtccccttaatttttaattaattgaaaattttaaaaaatagctccgAGAAGCACATTctcaccctccaaaatatatatgtaccgaatttggtagctgtaggtcaaacagtctaaCCTGTAAAGCCCCAGCacatacacattcatttttattataattatataatttgaaaatttatgtcaAGCATTTCCAGTTAATATTCATTATTCGAAATTACGAAAATCCCAGTAAATATCCTGAAACGCAATGcataaaaaatgcatgtaaaatcaCAATTGACAATATAAATGCAggcattgaaatttataaaataactaataataataaaaaaaaatggtttcattttcTTACTGtcttttttcaataagaaaaatttcgTCCAACACAAACAAATTAAGTAATCTCTATgctttaaaaagaagaatttagaaaataagcttcatatcaattctctTAGTTAGAAAGCACCGAAAGTTAGTAAATAAAGGAAGAAACAGTAACAGTCCACATAATTCGCTTGATTTAAATAACCATTTTCAGACGCAGCTAATTAAAATCCTTTACTTCTACACTTTTATGCACTACATGCTTGCCCTATAACTAAagattcgaaaattttatttttaagtaaatctctgcattgttattaaattaacaattctcTCTATTATAATTGtggaaatataaattgaatttttaagacaATTGCATATTTTAGAAACCAAAACTTGATAgcagaaattattattgacatcttatattaatattttttgaaggtatCTTTTGTAAACACATAATTGTCTTACTTTATCACAACGTACACAATATAATCATGATACTTAGAATAACgctcacatttaaaattacatttttatttacattattatatttgcatatttttttacgatagtaagctttttaaaaaaagctaatattgcatataaatttgcatataaatggcatttaaattgtttattgaaatgaatCTTAAAAACGAAAAGCATTATAgggaattatgatattttattcttttaaaatacaggAAATGTAgctaaaaattctattattaaactgcaattaatttcatgtaagaaaaattcatattcagaAATGAATATTACCTACCTAtatttggggtcgttgtcttactggaaaatgaaatttccatctaaacccaaatctTTAGCACtatcctttagattgctgcgaagtatatccaagtaaaccgtatcatttataatgccatctataaaaattaaatttcctaccccgaatgaagccatgtaacctcaaaacatcacggagtcaccatcatgttaaactgtaggacgtaaacgttttggatacaaagcagtattaggctttctccatacagtaagatggttgtcactgccaaaaatgttgaggtttctttcattactaaatatagatttcttccaaaggttattggtcttcaattgatgagtttttgcaaacttcaaatgctttttctgaatttgcaagctggtgaacggtttctctctaacaatgctacttttatatccaggttgtttaatggcatttagcacagtttcagcacttacacttctgcctatgattcgaaaagtttctgcaacgttggatgaaccatatggtagcagcaatctaaaggaaagtgttaaaaatttgggtttagatggaaattccattttctagcaggacaacgaccccaaacagaatgcacgtaacgtcaaaatatgatgtctttttcattgtaaacaacagttacacacaccaccacagtaccctgacatcaatgccattgaatattcgtgggctaTACCCAAAAAAGGCgttcaaagacacaaaattagaaacaaaacccatttaaaacaagtggtgcaagaagaatggcgtaaaatatcttcaaataccaccaaaaattggtcaaatcggtaccatgacgtttagaggccattataagagccaaaagagatgcaatttaatagtgatactttatttctatgcgtgatatttaaaaatttcattggtgtattctcaattttttgaggcaaaattctgcgtaggtttatttaaaatgcctctgaaaattttcgatttagaaatttttcgttgatttttctttatttttactctaaattaaaccatttgttatgtgtaaaaataaaaacaagtttacacttcccgttaatgtgttaatttatattgaaagtcgcatttatcaagtaaacgtaagatgtactcttaattttttgagccactgtatatacaattccacattaatattataaatttttgtattattttttgggTCAccaggaaaaatttataaaatttcctgaaaGCAAGCAAATCTTACacttaaataaaatactgatatacttatatttttaaaaattccttcaatctattatcttattattgctattatctctttttacaattctaaatttaaattatcgggtggatcctagcacagcccgcctcttggcatctttttgaattctcgccaaacgagtggcgataatgTGACAACATAGACGGGggttttttttcgatttatttttattttatttttattatatttatttatttatttatatttttattaatttatttattattttgttttttattatttattattttgttttttattatttattattttgttttttattatttatttattatatttattttttattatatttattattatttctggcctttaaatatcgttttttaatagaaaaataataaaaataacaaatattcaactAGTAAatttggcgagatttcaaataagtcgccaagaggtgggcccatctaggattttaccaaattatcttttatatgtcagaaatcatttattttatatattttaaagcaaagtcATAAATAAAATGGTAGTAAAAAGAATATCATCAAACTTAAAAGACTAATGCAACtacaaaagacaaaataaatttaaaattaaaactgacagAAATGGAAAcgcaaatttgtatttatatatcatatttcaatgcacaaataaaattaataagaattcgTGAATTTTTGCATCTACTTCTTTaggtttctaattaatttaacaaattttcactcaaatttataaactttgcaattataaataaatgaaatttatacgtATACTAGCCATTACCCAAGACTTCGTGGGCCGtggtggccttgtggtaaggtctcggctttggaacaggcgggtttcaggttcgagacccgattccaccgaagaaccgtcgtgtaagggggtctgttgcacgttaaatccgtcatgaccaaacgtactcccgctggtgtggtgtggtgtggagagggggtgccagctcaggtgtcgtcctcgtcatctgaccgcagttcaaaattacgaggtccgtctcaaaataaccctagtgttgcttcaaacgggacgttaatataaccaaaccagcCGAgacttcgttcgcgtggaaattttgagTGTTTGTatgagaactgacggtctgatcaaaacgtaaaatgttatcaaaccgtATCATTATAGTGTTGTTGAAAGCGAAGtctgatatgatataatcaagaaacttgtaactgattgagaaatttcaacatttatttttattctaatatattatgTTGTATACATTATACCATAATGTATACAACATTAAGCCCTGGTTTGGCCCTGGGATTTGTTGTCGTCattgtaaaagccaattttaaaggaaattgcaACCTCTTGAAACAAAATGGCAAGTTGTTTGGAATCACAGGTATGCGGTTAATTAAAACGCTGCCTGCTTTAGCAGCTCCGGTAAAAATggtagcttttataatattactgccAAACTCTCTGATACGAAGCCTTTTTCCAGCCTAAACACGATATCTTCTTACAAAGTGTCCTTGTATGTATCCCACAACTGGAGGAGATT
It encodes:
- the LOC129957642 gene encoding uncharacterized protein LOC129957642, giving the protein MSITNLFDTFFTPSMGGLNLGFSEHERGLAETVHSIAFAEIKRHPKALEVDPDYGLEYDDFTVERIELSKKNLSRIFELLEKARDAREEFVENFPDWSILRMDAIQKLTEIEQTIQKEKFWCNVGKMAGHVIGGAGAIAIASVFLFPPAAPVAALPACLSGIAPFVPSFLLPAAPAVISPLVVNGGIAAGVGGFSSLGSKVAEMALLRQRMEAAKKVLEGDKRTFAYMENWFKHTKELIDAVEDVIGFNVIKQLYEDMDTLFADVKRLHDLKSKSPRWLQAAMRFCVRHMLSAKLFAKYLGPGLSAVIVTFMFVIVFLSRRNRFIFQCILKTKELMNRFYIDIDNVAELARVFAAVSVGGSSAIEYLPIEAAREISLGVFAGLGIAINAANIVLTSIDIKNGSTCKQREEIKKAVEKLQEELDLLEKVYVAMFSEEAQNCSLSHSEMQDSDDSDSFESESSESCIDAEGSIEA
- the LOC129956870 gene encoding uncharacterized protein LOC129956870 isoform X3 yields the protein MEISFSSKTTTPNIGPKLYYQLMGLLKSFGVLTDEEKKILDDFKSKFEESRREALKMCSVDLILQHELATREFYEGMTDYIDDLFGDHISHQILGDVLKLLKNIPEQIDNIDNIYTQLRICLTSILPKIGKLRSKGFSVSCAILTVFLAVFLNRRQRCAILIHRHDLGILNNAEAEIAKLIASAHMERSKFGEVVSTEMKKKIALGAMDVVGINLRIATIILNSIDVNDGFLTCETELVSELINKLEKDHVSYQKVYEILKTSSKERLKMQDITNWTSVIIYHIPSGIGEFGIKIAMKRFLGDEVQNCIDLKRLSTNGNNWLVKIPTNHSSLLLKEKYIYIAKKKCLIMA
- the LOC129956870 gene encoding uncharacterized protein LOC129956870 isoform X1 — encoded protein: MSFIETCELPSFEIKLASGLYPIVKEVTENFWLKHFSAGILPDDKITANQILSYKKKINSISELLETYEEFLKNYPSWSKQRKETIEALRNVEKHLENLVKKCHSVFQQSGPKLYYQLMGLLKSFGVLTDEEKKILDDFKSKFEESRREALKMCSVDLILQHELATREFYEGMTDYIDDLFGDHISHQILGDVLKLLKNIPEQIDNIDNIYTQLRICLTSILPKIGKLRSKGFSVSCAILTVFLAVFLNRRQRCAILIHRHDLGILNNAEAEIAKLIASAHMERSKFGEVVSTEMKKKIALGAMDVVGINLRIATIILNSIDVNDGFLTCETELVSELINKLEKDHVSYQKVYEILKTSSKERLKMQDITNWTSVIIYHIPSGIGEFGIKIAMKRFLGDEVQNCIDLKRLSTNGNNWLVKIPTNHSSLLLKEKYIYIAKKKCLIMA
- the LOC129956870 gene encoding uncharacterized protein LOC129956870 isoform X2, which produces MVRRPGGGWDRRTKILKIVHQKLIENESDSLVFRVQVWVSRRFSCYCYLVRGPKLYYQLMGLLKSFGVLTDEEKKILDDFKSKFEESRREALKMCSVDLILQHELATREFYEGMTDYIDDLFGDHISHQILGDVLKLLKNIPEQIDNIDNIYTQLRICLTSILPKIGKLRSKGFSVSCAILTVFLAVFLNRRQRCAILIHRHDLGILNNAEAEIAKLIASAHMERSKFGEVVSTEMKKKIALGAMDVVGINLRIATIILNSIDVNDGFLTCETELVSELINKLEKDHVSYQKVYEILKTSSKERLKMQDITNWTSVIIYHIPSGIGEFGIKIAMKRFLGDEVQNCIDLKRLSTNGNNWLVKIPTNHSSLLLKEKYIYIAKKKCLIMA